One window of the Thermus neutrinimicus genome contains the following:
- the rpsI gene encoding 30S ribosomal protein S9, with the protein MEQYYGTGRRKEAVARVFLRPGSGKVTVNGQDFQDYFQGLVRAVAALEPLRVVDALGRFDAYITVKGGGKSGQVDAIKLGVARALLRYNPDYRAKLKPLGFLTRDARVVERKKYGKHKARRAPQYSKR; encoded by the coding sequence ATGGAGCAGTACTACGGCACCGGTAGGCGCAAGGAGGCGGTAGCCAGGGTTTTCCTGAGGCCTGGAAGCGGTAAGGTCACCGTGAACGGCCAGGACTTCCAGGATTATTTCCAGGGTCTGGTGCGGGCGGTGGCGGCCCTCGAGCCCCTGCGGGTTGTGGACGCCCTGGGGCGCTTTGACGCCTACATCACCGTGAAGGGGGGCGGCAAGAGCGGCCAGGTGGACGCCATCAAGCTGGGGGTGGCCCGGGCCCTTCTCCGGTACAACCCCGACTACCGCGCCAAGCTGAAGCCCTTGGGCTTCCTCACCCGGGATGCGCGGGTGGTGGAGCGGAAGAAGTACGGCAAGCACAAGGCCCGCCGGGCGCCCCAGTACTCCAAGCGCTAA
- a CDS encoding PP2C family protein-serine/threonine phosphatase, translating into MRLAPRYSVAAVSHVGRRQNNEDFHRVMRLEVPQGNLLLLAVADGMGGMEAGEWASKVAIEALSEVVRAYAEHLRGGRPAVGLARVMEKAFTLAARRVEKEAERLGKRGMGTTLTAFLYADWLKEGVVGHIGDSRAYHFSPRGLKRLTEDHSWVAERLREGVLTRTEAERHPYRNVLTRALGLPQARFDLQGVHLAPGEGVLLVTDGLYGLVPEEEWILGKDLQASLEGLLSEALRRGGDDNVTAVALRVE; encoded by the coding sequence ATGCGCCTGGCTCCCCGTTATAGCGTGGCCGCGGTCTCCCATGTGGGCCGTCGCCAGAACAACGAGGACTTCCACCGGGTGATGCGCCTCGAGGTCCCCCAGGGCAACCTCCTCCTCCTGGCGGTGGCCGACGGCATGGGGGGAATGGAGGCGGGGGAGTGGGCCAGCAAGGTGGCCATAGAGGCCCTTTCCGAGGTGGTGCGGGCCTATGCGGAGCACCTGAGGGGGGGCCGGCCCGCGGTGGGCCTGGCCCGGGTGATGGAAAAGGCCTTCACCCTGGCGGCCAGGCGGGTGGAGAAGGAGGCGGAGCGGCTTGGGAAAAGGGGCATGGGCACCACCCTCACCGCCTTCCTCTATGCGGACTGGCTCAAGGAGGGGGTGGTGGGGCACATCGGGGACTCCCGGGCCTACCATTTCAGCCCCAGGGGGCTAAAGCGGCTCACCGAGGATCACTCCTGGGTGGCGGAGCGCCTGAGGGAAGGGGTTCTGACCCGCACCGAGGCCGAGCGCCACCCCTACCGCAACGTCCTCACCCGGGCCTTGGGCCTGCCGCAAGCCCGCTTTGACCTCCAGGGGGTGCACCTGGCCCCAGGGGAAGGGGTGCTTTTGGTCACGGATGGGCTTTACGGCCTGGTGCCCGAGGAGGAGTGGATCTTGGGCAAGGACCTGCAGGCGAGCCTCGAGGGGCTCCTCTCCGAGGCTTTGCGCCGGGGCGGGGACGATAACGTCACCGCCGTGGCCTTACGGGTGGAGTGA
- a CDS encoding response regulator transcription factor, with translation MRVLLVEDDPGVREALELGLSLEGHEVKATESPQEALSLLPWAEVVVLDVLLPERDGFSLLKDIRARSEVPVLMLTALDAVEWRVKGLREGADDYLVKPYSLSELLARLEALWRRAHRGKEAREALAYKDLRLYPRRMEAFRGERRLSLPPKAFLLLKAFLESPEEVLSKEALMRRVWGEEVDPATLEVHLSLLRKALGEPSPIQTVRGYGYRLFLP, from the coding sequence ATGAGGGTGCTTCTGGTGGAGGACGACCCAGGGGTTCGGGAGGCCTTGGAGCTGGGGCTTTCCCTCGAGGGGCATGAGGTCAAGGCCACGGAGAGCCCGCAGGAAGCCCTAAGCCTTCTTCCCTGGGCGGAGGTGGTGGTTTTGGATGTGCTTCTGCCCGAAAGGGACGGCTTTTCCCTGCTTAAGGATATCCGCGCCCGTTCGGAGGTGCCCGTGCTGATGCTCACCGCCTTGGACGCGGTGGAGTGGCGGGTGAAGGGCCTCAGGGAAGGGGCGGACGACTACCTGGTCAAGCCCTATAGCCTCTCCGAGCTCCTGGCCCGCCTCGAGGCCCTCTGGCGCCGCGCCCATAGGGGAAAGGAGGCCCGGGAGGCTTTGGCCTACAAGGACCTGAGGCTTTATCCCAGGCGCATGGAAGCCTTCCGGGGGGAGAGGAGGCTTTCCCTTCCCCCCAAGGCCTTCCTTCTCCTGAAGGCTTTCTTGGAATCCCCGGAGGAGGTGCTTTCCAAGGAGGCTTTGATGCGGAGGGTTTGGGGGGAGGAGGTGGACCCCGCCACCTTGGAGGTGCACCTTTCCCTCTTAAGGAAGGCCCTGGGGGAGCCCAGTCCCATCCAGACGGTGCGCGGCTATGGCTATCGCCTTTTCCTCCCTTAG
- a CDS encoding MFS transporter — MKPLRHKAFARLILSYLVSQAGSKVHRVALLVLVYLLTENALWVSLTLGVQLLGTVVFSPLLSAWADTQDRKRLLVWSDLLRAPLVALIPLLGAKSLPILLLLVFLIELLRDLHDPIQNAVVPDLVPKEEVDEANSLVLLADRLSEVLFVGAAGVLVAAVGPAFAFYLDAATYLASGLILLGLPSLRPQRLPKAGFFTRVKEGIGHLAGHPALRRAVGTLFVAAAFGSVETALGVVLAIKWLGVGSAGFGFMEAAMALGAILGGLAIPYLLRRIPRERLFLLGLFLYGLFEASIGAFPLFAWVLLAFFVSGFLNMAFIVPARSILQLNTPQEMRGRIFAAFGAVMNAAVLLGTMWGGALEGWMGAPMIFLLAGSLVSLAAGYTLLTGGIPAPREARQTQEI, encoded by the coding sequence ATGAAACCTTTACGGCACAAAGCCTTCGCCCGGTTGATCCTCTCCTATCTGGTCTCCCAGGCGGGGAGCAAGGTGCACCGGGTGGCCCTTTTGGTCCTGGTCTACCTGCTCACGGAAAACGCCCTCTGGGTCTCCCTCACCCTGGGGGTCCAGCTCCTGGGTACCGTGGTCTTCTCCCCCTTGCTTTCCGCCTGGGCCGACACCCAAGACCGCAAGCGGCTTCTGGTATGGTCCGACCTCCTCAGGGCCCCTCTGGTGGCCCTCATCCCCCTCCTGGGGGCCAAAAGCCTCCCCATCCTGCTCCTTCTGGTCTTCCTGATCGAGCTTTTGCGGGACCTCCACGACCCCATCCAAAATGCCGTGGTTCCCGACCTGGTCCCCAAGGAGGAAGTGGACGAGGCCAACAGCCTGGTCCTGCTGGCGGACCGCCTTTCCGAGGTGCTCTTCGTGGGGGCCGCGGGGGTACTGGTGGCGGCGGTGGGGCCGGCCTTCGCCTTCTACCTGGACGCCGCCACCTACCTGGCCTCCGGGCTCATCCTCCTGGGCCTCCCCTCCCTAAGGCCACAAAGGCTTCCCAAGGCGGGCTTCTTCACCCGGGTCAAGGAGGGAATCGGCCACCTAGCAGGCCACCCTGCCCTCCGCCGGGCGGTGGGCACCCTGTTCGTGGCCGCTGCCTTCGGCTCCGTGGAAACCGCTTTGGGGGTGGTCCTCGCCATCAAGTGGCTCGGGGTGGGCTCGGCGGGGTTTGGCTTCATGGAAGCCGCCATGGCCCTAGGGGCCATCCTGGGAGGCCTCGCCATCCCCTATCTCCTAAGGCGCATCCCCAGGGAGAGGCTTTTCCTCTTGGGGCTTTTCCTCTACGGCCTCTTTGAAGCCTCCATCGGGGCCTTCCCCCTCTTCGCCTGGGTGCTCCTGGCCTTCTTCGTGAGCGGCTTCCTCAACATGGCCTTCATCGTGCCCGCCCGGTCCATCCTGCAGCTCAACACCCCCCAGGAGATGCGGGGGCGGATCTTCGCCGCCTTCGGCGCGGTGATGAACGCCGCCGTCCTCCTGGGCACCATGTGGGGCGGGGCCTTGGAGGGATGGATGGGAGCCCCCATGATCTTCCTATTGGCCGGCAGCCTGGTGAGCCTGGCGGCGGGTTACACCCTTCTCACCGGGGGCATTCCCGCACCCCGGGAGGCCCGGCAAACCCAAGAGATCTGA
- a CDS encoding sensor histidine kinase, with translation MAIAFSSLRGRLFALLFLALLLLALPLAFLSAKEAERAASEDLRRALYTRLYLLGEEGPREEGALLLELFRLAQAYGGGTGFVMGKEGVAFTEVPSPDLPPGLLEALAQGRAYQGVWRGVLYVALPREGGGFGLAVPLEGVAGLGRRLLLLYATWGGGVLLAIFLLSALGLAWALRPLGRLAKLLQARRPEDLSPLPDPGLAELRPLVGALNSRLAQVEGLLRELSEKEEAARRFARHASHELRNPLAALKGYLEVLLRKPEPRALAGALREAERMEALLSGLLRLSRLEAASPRLTPLDLRAFLGRWGLEVEGEGQVLADPELLALAVENVWDNARRHGRLPLRARIQREEEGVWLWLVDSGPGFPKELLPRVLEPFVHGGKGTGLGLALVAAVARAHGGRAWAENQKGAAVGLWLPLASLKVSPDAPFSQRG, from the coding sequence ATGGCTATCGCCTTTTCCTCCCTTAGGGGGAGGCTTTTCGCCCTTCTCTTCCTGGCCCTTTTGCTTCTGGCCCTGCCCCTGGCCTTCCTTTCCGCCAAGGAGGCGGAAAGGGCGGCCAGCGAGGACCTGCGCCGGGCCCTTTACACCCGGCTTTACCTCCTGGGTGAGGAGGGACCCAGGGAAGAAGGGGCCCTGCTTCTTGAGCTTTTCCGCCTAGCCCAGGCTTACGGGGGCGGCACGGGTTTCGTGATGGGGAAGGAGGGTGTGGCCTTCACCGAGGTGCCCTCCCCGGACCTTCCCCCTGGTCTCCTCGAGGCCCTCGCCCAAGGGCGGGCCTACCAGGGGGTGTGGCGGGGGGTGCTCTACGTGGCCCTGCCCCGGGAGGGGGGAGGGTTCGGCCTGGCGGTACCCTTGGAGGGGGTTGCCGGCCTGGGACGCAGGCTTCTCCTCCTCTACGCCACCTGGGGTGGCGGGGTGCTCCTGGCCATCTTTCTCCTCTCCGCCCTGGGGCTTGCCTGGGCCCTCCGTCCCCTGGGGCGGCTGGCAAAGCTCCTCCAGGCACGGCGGCCCGAGGACCTAAGCCCCCTTCCCGACCCGGGTCTGGCGGAGCTTCGGCCCTTGGTGGGGGCCTTAAACAGCCGTTTGGCCCAAGTGGAGGGGCTTCTTAGGGAGCTTTCCGAAAAGGAGGAGGCGGCCCGCCGCTTTGCCCGCCATGCCTCCCACGAGCTCCGCAATCCCCTGGCGGCCTTGAAGGGGTACTTGGAGGTGCTCCTGCGCAAGCCCGAGCCCAGGGCCCTCGCCGGGGCCTTGCGGGAAGCGGAAAGAATGGAGGCCCTGCTCTCCGGACTCCTCAGGCTGTCCCGCCTCGAGGCCGCCTCCCCTAGGCTTACCCCCTTGGACCTGCGGGCTTTCTTGGGAAGGTGGGGCCTGGAGGTGGAAGGGGAAGGCCAGGTCTTGGCGGACCCCGAGCTTCTCGCCCTGGCGGTGGAAAACGTGTGGGACAATGCCCGCCGGCACGGGAGGCTTCCCCTCAGGGCCAGGATCCAGCGGGAGGAGGAGGGGGTTTGGCTATGGCTTGTGGACTCCGGGCCTGGCTTTCCCAAGGAGCTTTTGCCCCGGGTCCTGGAGCCTTTTGTCCATGGGGGAAAGGGCACGGGCCTGGGCCTGGCCTTGGTGGCAGCGGTGGCCCGGGCCCATGGGGGAAGAGCCTGGGCGGAGAACCAAAAGGGGGCGGCGGTGGGGCTATGGTTGCCTTTGGCTTCCCTTAAGGTTTCGCCCGATGCGCCCTTTAGCCAGAGGGGATAG
- a CDS encoding UvrD-helicase domain-containing protein produces MKLYVASAGTGKTHTLVQELLGLLRKGVPLRRMAALTFTRKAAEELRERILKEVEAFGEGEAANAKRELYGALFTTIHGFMAEALRHTAPFLSLDPDFVVLDEILAEALFLEEARSLLYLRGLDLVQEGELLESLRLLYEKRSLAATLRPLQGAEEVYALFQEALRRYQERTPDLLGPGDLEAQALRLLEHPMAVKRVVERFSHIFLDEYQDVNPLQGRFFQALEEAGAQVVAVGDPKQSIYLFRNARVEVFRQALKEAKEVHPLAETRRHAKGVADFLNRFVERFFPEPERVPVVPLRQEEGLVEVHWVVGEGGLEEKREVEASLLARRLLDLREKGYPFSRMAVLVRSRRSLPHLERAFRALGVPYGIRRGRSFFNRPEVRDIYHALRVALLEGPPSPEERLSLLVFLRGPFVGLDLGQVEEAFRQPDPLAHLPTEVKARLDWLRGLAGKRPLEALKALVRDEAFFTRLSPRARTNLDTLLLLAASERFPDLEALLEWLRVRVQDPEAAELPEGGEGVNVLTVHAAKGLEWSVVGVFDLARQERTSEEPLLVGLGGEVALKGTPAYQEVRHALRKAAEEEAWRLLYVALSRAQDVLLLTGSASSRPGPWAKALMDLGLGPESRDPRVRVHAQGDPLPPPSLEPGVSLPPAPYAPLTLEPKPFPPVYSPSAHLKAEGEPLPLAEALEGEVLPEFARAVGTLVHYAIARNLDPEDEGAMRALLLQEVAFPFSEEERERLLAEVRLLLGNHRRMLGKSLPALEIREEDHAELPLVLPLAGTVWYGVLDRLYRVGGRWYLEDYKTDRSVAPEHYLRQLALYREAVRRAWGVEAEARLVYLRQERLHVFSPKELQEALKQLEKAPGILSQGLEPGLL; encoded by the coding sequence GTGAAGCTCTACGTGGCCTCGGCGGGAACGGGGAAGACCCACACCCTGGTGCAGGAGCTTCTCGGCCTTCTGCGAAAGGGGGTGCCCCTAAGGCGCATGGCCGCCCTGACCTTCACCCGCAAGGCCGCCGAGGAGCTTAGGGAACGCATCCTGAAGGAGGTTGAAGCCTTTGGGGAAGGGGAAGCGGCAAACGCCAAGCGGGAGCTCTACGGCGCCCTTTTCACCACCATCCACGGCTTCATGGCGGAGGCCCTGCGCCACACCGCTCCCTTCCTCTCCCTGGACCCAGACTTCGTCGTACTGGATGAGATCCTTGCCGAAGCCCTTTTTCTGGAGGAGGCCCGAAGCCTCCTTTACCTAAGGGGTCTGGACCTGGTGCAGGAAGGGGAGCTTTTGGAGTCCCTACGGCTCCTGTATGAAAAGCGTTCCCTGGCCGCGACCCTCAGGCCCTTGCAGGGGGCGGAAGAGGTCTATGCCCTTTTCCAGGAAGCCCTGAGGAGATACCAAGAGCGCACCCCCGACCTCCTGGGGCCAGGGGACCTCGAGGCCCAAGCCCTCCGCCTCCTGGAACACCCCATGGCGGTAAAGCGAGTGGTGGAGCGATTTTCCCACATTTTCCTGGACGAGTACCAGGATGTAAATCCCTTGCAGGGGCGGTTTTTCCAGGCCCTGGAGGAGGCGGGGGCGCAGGTGGTGGCCGTGGGGGACCCCAAGCAGTCCATCTACCTCTTCCGCAATGCCCGGGTGGAGGTCTTCCGCCAGGCCCTAAAGGAGGCGAAAGAGGTCCACCCCCTCGCCGAAACCCGGCGCCATGCCAAGGGGGTGGCAGACTTCCTGAACCGTTTTGTGGAGCGCTTCTTCCCCGAGCCGGAGCGGGTGCCGGTGGTGCCCCTAAGGCAGGAGGAGGGCCTGGTGGAGGTGCACTGGGTGGTGGGGGAGGGAGGGCTGGAGGAGAAGCGGGAGGTGGAGGCCAGCCTTCTGGCCCGGAGGCTTCTGGACCTCAGGGAGAAGGGCTATCCCTTCAGCCGTATGGCCGTCTTGGTGCGAAGCCGCCGCAGCCTCCCCCATCTGGAAAGAGCCTTCCGCGCCCTGGGGGTTCCCTACGGCATCCGCCGGGGGCGTAGCTTCTTCAACCGCCCGGAGGTGCGGGATATCTACCACGCCCTCAGGGTGGCCCTCCTGGAAGGGCCACCTTCCCCGGAGGAACGCCTTTCCCTTTTGGTCTTCCTGCGGGGTCCTTTTGTGGGCCTGGACCTGGGGCAGGTGGAGGAAGCGTTTAGGCAACCCGATCCCCTGGCCCACCTGCCAACGGAGGTAAAAGCCCGCCTGGACTGGTTAAGGGGTTTGGCGGGGAAACGGCCCCTAGAGGCCCTCAAGGCTTTGGTTCGGGATGAGGCCTTCTTCACGCGGCTATCCCCCAGGGCCCGCACCAATCTGGATACCCTCCTCCTTCTGGCCGCTTCCGAGCGTTTCCCCGACCTCGAGGCCCTCTTGGAGTGGCTAAGGGTGCGGGTGCAGGATCCCGAGGCCGCCGAGCTTCCCGAAGGGGGCGAGGGGGTGAACGTCCTCACCGTCCACGCCGCCAAGGGGCTGGAGTGGTCGGTGGTGGGGGTCTTTGACCTTGCCAGGCAGGAGCGTACCTCGGAGGAGCCCCTTCTGGTGGGGCTTGGGGGAGAGGTGGCCCTTAAGGGCACGCCGGCCTACCAGGAGGTGAGGCATGCCTTGAGGAAGGCGGCGGAGGAGGAGGCGTGGAGGCTTCTCTACGTGGCCCTTTCCCGGGCTCAGGATGTCCTTTTGCTCACGGGAAGCGCCTCTTCCCGGCCCGGACCCTGGGCCAAGGCCCTCATGGACTTGGGCCTGGGCCCCGAATCCCGGGATCCCCGGGTGCGGGTGCATGCCCAGGGGGATCCCTTGCCGCCTCCTTCCCTCGAGCCCGGGGTTTCCCTTCCCCCCGCCCCTTACGCTCCCTTGACCCTGGAACCCAAGCCCTTTCCGCCGGTGTATTCCCCCAGCGCCCACCTCAAGGCGGAAGGGGAGCCCCTGCCCCTGGCCGAGGCCCTGGAGGGGGAGGTGTTGCCAGAGTTCGCCCGGGCCGTGGGTACCCTGGTTCACTACGCCATCGCCCGCAACCTGGACCCGGAGGACGAGGGAGCCATGCGGGCCCTCCTCCTGCAGGAGGTGGCCTTCCCCTTCTCCGAGGAGGAGCGGGAGCGCCTGCTTGCGGAGGTGCGGCTCCTCCTGGGGAACCACCGGCGCATGCTGGGAAAAAGCCTCCCCGCCTTGGAAATCCGGGAGGAGGACCATGCCGAACTCCCCTTGGTCCTGCCCCTCGCGGGCACCGTGTGGTACGGGGTGCTGGACCGTCTCTACCGCGTGGGGGGACGTTGGTACCTGGAGGACTACAAGACCGACCGGTCCGTGGCCCCGGAGCACTACCTCCGGCAGCTTGCCCTTTACCGGGAGGCGGTGCGGCGGGCCTGGGGGGTGGAGGCCGAGGCCCGTTTGGTCTATCTAAGGCAGGAAAGGCTTCACGTCTTCTCGCCAAAGGAGCTTCAGGAAGCCCTAAAGCAGTTGGAAAAAGCCCCCGGGATCCTCTCCCAGGGGCTTGAGCCAGGCCTCCTTTAG
- a CDS encoding protein kinase domain-containing protein yields the protein MQGLLAFLLVLLTAALASRLSPWPLWFLLLFLAGAAWATGVRAEAVFPWLLLGLGFLAAPRVYLGPRRRAPRRPRTQGQASSAYKTTEEAQALGKQYEILEKVGVGGMATVYKAKDRKTGRLVALKVPQERFVGDPRFVRRFHREAEVLAKMDHPNIVKVYDHGQVDGVHYIAMEYLEGEGLDKLIEERRLSLKQAAAILARVADALKHIHAQGIVHRDIKPGNIMVLKGALKEDGVDPRGVRLMDFGIAAGKVLTRLTITGARIGTPVYMSPEQAKGQKLDHRSDIYSLGIVLYEALTGQPPFTGGYETVIHQQIFQVPTPPKQLNPQVPQVLSDLVLRMLEKDPAKRPSLEEVIQGLLGPWEEERGLPHPFYLLLGVEAKKGTVRLLDLSGTAARLLSGIGSGPGYFPAPPLSVAADEEGGIWISVFEHGARLLHRFSPEGELLLSTGPYGMKPGEFLFPAALAVANGSLFVLDSETATVSRLDLKGQYQERFGGQGPGRGTFQDPKALVATPEFLFVLDYGNRQVQRLAPDGRYLSRYAFRRSKESEELRLLGGVGVEGERLYLYDVEAAKVRVLDFSGSLLASHALPLLEGEDRMSLVELLPFGGILYAARRGASRIHRIDLRTGEALPPLEVYAPVRALSLWRNPA from the coding sequence ATGCAGGGACTTCTGGCCTTCCTCCTGGTTCTCCTCACCGCAGCCCTGGCCTCCCGCCTTTCCCCCTGGCCCCTTTGGTTCCTCCTGCTTTTCCTCGCGGGAGCCGCCTGGGCCACGGGGGTCCGGGCGGAGGCGGTCTTCCCCTGGCTGCTTTTGGGCCTGGGGTTCCTGGCCGCACCCCGGGTCTACCTGGGTCCCCGGCGGCGGGCCCCAAGGCGCCCCCGTACCCAAGGACAGGCTTCTTCCGCCTACAAGACCACGGAGGAGGCCCAGGCCCTGGGAAAACAGTACGAGATCCTGGAGAAGGTGGGCGTGGGGGGCATGGCCACCGTGTACAAGGCCAAGGACAGGAAAACCGGGCGGCTGGTGGCCCTCAAGGTTCCCCAGGAGCGCTTTGTGGGCGACCCCCGGTTCGTGCGCCGCTTCCACCGGGAGGCGGAGGTCCTGGCCAAGATGGACCATCCCAACATCGTTAAGGTCTACGACCACGGCCAGGTGGACGGGGTGCACTATATCGCCATGGAGTACCTGGAGGGGGAGGGTCTGGACAAGCTTATCGAGGAAAGGCGCCTTTCCCTGAAGCAGGCGGCAGCCATCCTGGCCCGGGTGGCCGATGCCCTTAAGCACATCCACGCCCAAGGCATTGTCCACCGGGACATCAAGCCGGGAAACATCATGGTGCTCAAGGGGGCCCTGAAGGAGGATGGGGTGGACCCCAGGGGGGTGCGGCTCATGGACTTTGGCATCGCCGCCGGCAAGGTGCTTACCCGCCTCACCATCACCGGGGCCCGCATCGGCACCCCGGTCTACATGAGCCCGGAACAGGCCAAGGGACAGAAGCTGGACCATCGCTCGGACATCTATTCCTTGGGCATCGTTCTCTACGAGGCCCTGACCGGCCAGCCTCCCTTCACCGGGGGGTACGAGACGGTGATCCACCAGCAGATCTTCCAGGTGCCCACCCCTCCCAAGCAGCTCAATCCCCAGGTTCCCCAGGTTCTTTCCGACCTGGTCCTGCGGATGCTGGAGAAGGACCCAGCCAAGCGTCCCAGTTTGGAGGAGGTGATCCAGGGGCTTTTGGGGCCCTGGGAGGAGGAACGGGGCCTGCCCCATCCCTTTTACCTGCTCTTGGGGGTGGAGGCCAAGAAGGGTACGGTGCGGCTTCTGGACCTTTCGGGCACCGCTGCCCGGCTCCTTTCCGGCATCGGTTCCGGCCCGGGCTACTTCCCGGCCCCTCCTCTCTCCGTGGCCGCCGATGAGGAGGGGGGCATCTGGATCTCGGTTTTTGAACATGGGGCTAGGCTCCTTCACCGCTTCTCCCCGGAAGGAGAGCTCCTTCTTTCCACCGGGCCTTACGGCATGAAGCCTGGGGAGTTCCTCTTTCCCGCGGCCCTGGCGGTGGCCAACGGTAGCCTCTTCGTCCTGGACTCGGAGACCGCCACGGTGAGCCGGCTGGACTTAAAGGGGCAGTACCAGGAGCGCTTTGGCGGCCAGGGGCCTGGGCGGGGCACCTTTCAGGATCCCAAGGCCCTGGTGGCCACGCCGGAGTTCCTCTTCGTCCTGGACTACGGTAACCGCCAGGTGCAGCGCTTGGCCCCGGATGGACGCTACCTTTCCCGCTATGCCTTCCGCCGTTCTAAGGAAAGCGAGGAGCTAAGGCTTTTGGGTGGGGTGGGGGTGGAGGGGGAAAGGCTTTACCTCTACGATGTGGAGGCGGCCAAGGTACGGGTGCTGGATTTTTCCGGGTCCCTTCTCGCCTCCCACGCCCTACCCCTTTTGGAGGGGGAGGACCGTATGAGCCTGGTGGAGCTTTTGCCCTTTGGGGGGATCCTCTATGCGGCGAGGCGTGGGGCGAGCCGCATCCACCGCATAGACCTGAGGACCGGGGAGGCCCTGCCGCCCTTGGAGGTTTATGCTCCCGTGCGGGCCCTTTCCCTTTGGCGAAACCCGGCATGA
- the rplM gene encoding 50S ribosomal protein L13, with the protein MQPKTYIPKEIEPRWVLIDAEGKTLGRLATQIATLLRGKHRPDWTPNLPMGDFVVVVNADKIRLTGKKLKQKIYTRYSGYQGGLKEIPAEKMLATHPERVLEHAVKGMLPKGPLGRRLFKRLKVYAGPTHPHQAQKPVKLEVK; encoded by the coding sequence ATGCAGCCCAAGACGTACATACCCAAGGAGATCGAACCCCGGTGGGTTCTCATCGACGCCGAGGGCAAGACCTTAGGGCGGCTAGCCACCCAGATCGCCACCCTGCTAAGGGGCAAGCACCGCCCCGACTGGACCCCCAACCTTCCCATGGGGGACTTCGTGGTGGTGGTGAACGCCGACAAGATCCGCCTCACGGGCAAGAAGCTAAAGCAGAAGATCTACACCCGGTATAGCGGCTACCAGGGGGGCCTTAAGGAGATCCCCGCCGAGAAGATGCTGGCCACCCACCCCGAAAGGGTACTGGAGCATGCGGTGAAGGGCATGCTCCCCAAAGGGCCTCTGGGGCGGAGGCTCTTCAAGCGCCTCAAGGTCTACGCCGGCCCCACCCACCCCCACCAGGCCCAGAAACCCGTTAAGCTGGAGGTCAAGTGA